One segment of Anomalospiza imberbis isolate Cuckoo-Finch-1a 21T00152 chromosome 2, ASM3175350v1, whole genome shotgun sequence DNA contains the following:
- the CUL4A gene encoding cullin-4A isoform X1, producing MADEPQKKSHLSALVGHTNGLTKPASLTATRSTGGGGGGATASSKKLVIKNFRERPKLPDNYTQDTWQKLNEAVGAIQSSISIKYNLEELYQAVENLCSYKVSATLYKQLRQVCEEHVKAQILQFREDSLDSLLFLKKINKCWQDHCRQMIMIRSIFLFLDRTYVLQNSVLPSIWDMGLELFRNHIISDKQVQTKTIDGILLLIERERNGEAVDRSLLRSLLSMLSDLQVYKESFEQRFLEETNCLYAAEGQRLMQEREVPEYLHHVNKRLEEEGDRVITYLDHSTQKPLIACVEKQLLGEHLSAILQKGLDSLLDENRISDLTQTYQLFSRVKGGQQILLQHWSEYIKNFGTTIVVNPEKDKDMVQELLDFKDKVDHIIEVCFQKNEKFVNLMKESFETFINKRPNKPAELIAKYVDSKLRAGNKEATDEELERILDKIMIIFRFIHGKDVFEAFYKKDLAKRLLVGKSASVDAEKSMLSKLKHECGAAFTSKLEGMFKDMELSKDVMVQFKQYMQNQSDPGNIDLTVNILTMGYWPTYTPMEVHLNSEMIKLQEVFKTFYLGKHSGRKLQWQTTLGHAVLKAEFKEGKKEFQVSLFQTLVLLMFNEGDEFSFEEIKMATGVEDSELRRTLQSLACGKARVLIKNPKGKDVEDGDKFIFNGDFKHKLFRIKINQIQMKETVEEQVSTTERVFQDRQYQIDAAIVRIMKMRKTLGHNLLVSELYNQLKFPVKPGDLKKRIESLIDRDYMERDKDNPNQYHYVA from the exons ATGGCGGACGAGCCGCAGAAGAAGTCGCACTTGTCGGCCTTGGTGGGACACACGAACGGGCTCACCAAGCCCGCCTCGCTGACCGCCACCCGCTCTACgggaggaggaggcggaggcGCGACCGCCTCCTCCAAGAAACTCGTGATCAAGAACTTCAGAG AAAGACCCAAATTACCAGATAATTATACTCAGGACACCTGGCAGAAACTTAATGAAGCGGTGGGAGCAATACAGAGTAGCATTTCTATTAAATACAACCTTGAAGAGCTCTACCAG gCTGTTGAAAATCTCTGTTCCTACAAAGTCTCTGCTACACTCTACAAACAGCTGCGACAAGTCTGTGAAGAACATGTGAAAGCACAAATCCTTCAGTTTAGAGA AGATTCTCTGGAtagtcttttatttttaaagaagataAATAAATGCTGGCAAGATCATTGCAGACAAATG ATCATGATCAGaagcattttcttatttttggaTCGTACATATGTGCTTCAGAATTCAGTGCTTCCTTCTATATG GGATATGGGGCTGGAGTTGTTTAGAAACCATATCATTAGTGACAAGCAAGTTCAAACCAAGACTATTGATGGGATTCTCCTGCTGATCGAACGAGAACGAAACGGTGAAGCTGTGGACAGAAGCTTGCTGCGGAGTTTGTTGAGCATGCTCTCGGATCTGCAG GTTTACAAGGAATCATTTGAACAGAGGTTTCTGGAAGAGACAAATTGTTTATATGCTGCAGAAGGCCAAAGATTAATGCAGGAAAGAGAG GTCCCAGAATATCTTCACCATGTTAATAAACGTTTGGAAGAAGAAGGAGACAGAGTAATAACATATTTAGATCACAGCACACA GAAACCACTGATCGCTTGTGTGGAGAAGCAGCTACTAGGAGAACACTTATCAGCTATTTTgcaaaaag GACTTGATAGCCTGCTCGATGAAAATAGAATATCAGATTTGACCCAGACATACCAGCTGTTCAGCCGGGTAAAAGGTGGGCAGCAGATCCTTCTGCAGCATTGGAGTGAATACATCAAG AACTTTGGGACAACTATAGTGGTTAATCCTGAAAAAGACAAGGATATGGTGCAAGAGCTACTAGATTTTAAGGATAAAGTGGACCATATCATAGAAGTGtgctttcagaaaaatgaaaaatttgtaAACTTGATGAAGGAGTCCTTTGAAACATTTATCAACAAGAGACCAAATAAGCCTGCAGAATTGATAG cAAAATATGTGGATTCCAAGTTAAGAGCTGGTAATAAAGAAGCAACAGATGAAGAGCTGGAAAGAATCCTTGACAAAATAATGATCATATTTAGATTCATTCATG ggaaagaTGTGTTTGAGGCATTTTATAAGAAAGACTTGGCCAAAAGACTGCTGGTTGGAAAAAGTGCATCAGTAGATGCTGAGAAGTCCATGTTGTCAAAGCTTAAACATG aaTGTGGCGCTGCTTTTACCAGCAAACTGGAGGGCATGTTCAAGGACATGGAACTGTCCAAAGATGTCATGGTACAGTTCAAGCAG TATATGCAGAACCAAAGTGACCCAGGAAATATAGACCTGACAGTAAATATATTAACTATGGGATATTGGCCAACTTATACACCTATGGAAGTCCACTTAAATTCAGAG ATGATAAAGCTTCAAGAGGTATTTAAAACCTTTTACCTTGGAAAACACAGTGGTCGAAAACTTCAGTGGCAGACCACTTTAGGACATGCTGTCCTAAAGGCAGAATTTAAGGAA GGGAAGAAGGAGTTTCAAGTATCACTCTTTCAGACATTAGTATTGCTTATGTTTAATGAAGGAGATGAATTcagttttgaagaaattaaaatggcTACTGGTGTAG AGGACAGTGAATTAAGAAGAACCTTGCAGTCTTTAGCTTGTGGTAAAGCACGAGTATTGATTAAAAATCCAAAGGGCAAGGATGTAGAAGATGGAGATAAATTCATCTTTAACGGAGATTTCAAGCATAAATTGTTTAGAATAAAGATCAACCAGATTCAAATGAAAGAAACA GTTGAGGAACAGGTCAGCACAACTGAAAGAGTATTTCAGGACAGGCAATATCAGATTGATGCTGCTATTGTACGAATAATGAAGATGAGGAAGACTCTTGGTCATAATCTTCTTGTTTCTGAATTGTATAATCAACTGAAATTTCCTGTAaag CCTGGAGACTTGAAAAAGAGAATTGAATCTCTCATTGACAGAGACTATATGGAGAGAGACAAAGACAACCCCAATCAGTACCACTATGTTGCataa
- the CUL4A gene encoding cullin-4A isoform X3: MADEPQKKSHLSALVGHTNGLTKPASLTATRSTGGGGGGATASSKKLVIKNFRERPKLPDNYTQDTWQKLNEAVGAIQSSISIKYNLEELYQAVENLCSYKVSATLYKQLRQVCEEHVKAQILQFREDSLDSLLFLKKINKCWQDHCRQMIMIRSIFLFLDRTYVLQNSVLPSIWDMGLELFRNHIISDKQVQTKTIDGILLLIERERNGEAVDRSLLRSLLSMLSDLQVYKESFEQRFLEETNCLYAAEGQRLMQEREVPEYLHHVNKRLEEEGDRVITYLDHSTQKPLIACVEKQLLGEHLSAILQKGLDSLLDENRISDLTQTYQLFSRVKGGQQILLQHWSEYIKCLFYRTLGQL, from the exons ATGGCGGACGAGCCGCAGAAGAAGTCGCACTTGTCGGCCTTGGTGGGACACACGAACGGGCTCACCAAGCCCGCCTCGCTGACCGCCACCCGCTCTACgggaggaggaggcggaggcGCGACCGCCTCCTCCAAGAAACTCGTGATCAAGAACTTCAGAG AAAGACCCAAATTACCAGATAATTATACTCAGGACACCTGGCAGAAACTTAATGAAGCGGTGGGAGCAATACAGAGTAGCATTTCTATTAAATACAACCTTGAAGAGCTCTACCAG gCTGTTGAAAATCTCTGTTCCTACAAAGTCTCTGCTACACTCTACAAACAGCTGCGACAAGTCTGTGAAGAACATGTGAAAGCACAAATCCTTCAGTTTAGAGA AGATTCTCTGGAtagtcttttatttttaaagaagataAATAAATGCTGGCAAGATCATTGCAGACAAATG ATCATGATCAGaagcattttcttatttttggaTCGTACATATGTGCTTCAGAATTCAGTGCTTCCTTCTATATG GGATATGGGGCTGGAGTTGTTTAGAAACCATATCATTAGTGACAAGCAAGTTCAAACCAAGACTATTGATGGGATTCTCCTGCTGATCGAACGAGAACGAAACGGTGAAGCTGTGGACAGAAGCTTGCTGCGGAGTTTGTTGAGCATGCTCTCGGATCTGCAG GTTTACAAGGAATCATTTGAACAGAGGTTTCTGGAAGAGACAAATTGTTTATATGCTGCAGAAGGCCAAAGATTAATGCAGGAAAGAGAG GTCCCAGAATATCTTCACCATGTTAATAAACGTTTGGAAGAAGAAGGAGACAGAGTAATAACATATTTAGATCACAGCACACA GAAACCACTGATCGCTTGTGTGGAGAAGCAGCTACTAGGAGAACACTTATCAGCTATTTTgcaaaaag GACTTGATAGCCTGCTCGATGAAAATAGAATATCAGATTTGACCCAGACATACCAGCTGTTCAGCCGGGTAAAAGGTGGGCAGCAGATCCTTCTGCAGCATTGGAGTGAATACATCAAG TGTTTGTTTTACAGAACTTTGGGACAACTATAG
- the CUL4A gene encoding cullin-4A isoform X2, translated as MIMIRSIFLFLDRTYVLQNSVLPSIWDMGLELFRNHIISDKQVQTKTIDGILLLIERERNGEAVDRSLLRSLLSMLSDLQVYKESFEQRFLEETNCLYAAEGQRLMQEREVPEYLHHVNKRLEEEGDRVITYLDHSTQKPLIACVEKQLLGEHLSAILQKGLDSLLDENRISDLTQTYQLFSRVKGGQQILLQHWSEYIKNFGTTIVVNPEKDKDMVQELLDFKDKVDHIIEVCFQKNEKFVNLMKESFETFINKRPNKPAELIAKYVDSKLRAGNKEATDEELERILDKIMIIFRFIHGKDVFEAFYKKDLAKRLLVGKSASVDAEKSMLSKLKHECGAAFTSKLEGMFKDMELSKDVMVQFKQYMQNQSDPGNIDLTVNILTMGYWPTYTPMEVHLNSEMIKLQEVFKTFYLGKHSGRKLQWQTTLGHAVLKAEFKEGKKEFQVSLFQTLVLLMFNEGDEFSFEEIKMATGVEDSELRRTLQSLACGKARVLIKNPKGKDVEDGDKFIFNGDFKHKLFRIKINQIQMKETVEEQVSTTERVFQDRQYQIDAAIVRIMKMRKTLGHNLLVSELYNQLKFPVKPGDLKKRIESLIDRDYMERDKDNPNQYHYVA; from the exons ATG ATCATGATCAGaagcattttcttatttttggaTCGTACATATGTGCTTCAGAATTCAGTGCTTCCTTCTATATG GGATATGGGGCTGGAGTTGTTTAGAAACCATATCATTAGTGACAAGCAAGTTCAAACCAAGACTATTGATGGGATTCTCCTGCTGATCGAACGAGAACGAAACGGTGAAGCTGTGGACAGAAGCTTGCTGCGGAGTTTGTTGAGCATGCTCTCGGATCTGCAG GTTTACAAGGAATCATTTGAACAGAGGTTTCTGGAAGAGACAAATTGTTTATATGCTGCAGAAGGCCAAAGATTAATGCAGGAAAGAGAG GTCCCAGAATATCTTCACCATGTTAATAAACGTTTGGAAGAAGAAGGAGACAGAGTAATAACATATTTAGATCACAGCACACA GAAACCACTGATCGCTTGTGTGGAGAAGCAGCTACTAGGAGAACACTTATCAGCTATTTTgcaaaaag GACTTGATAGCCTGCTCGATGAAAATAGAATATCAGATTTGACCCAGACATACCAGCTGTTCAGCCGGGTAAAAGGTGGGCAGCAGATCCTTCTGCAGCATTGGAGTGAATACATCAAG AACTTTGGGACAACTATAGTGGTTAATCCTGAAAAAGACAAGGATATGGTGCAAGAGCTACTAGATTTTAAGGATAAAGTGGACCATATCATAGAAGTGtgctttcagaaaaatgaaaaatttgtaAACTTGATGAAGGAGTCCTTTGAAACATTTATCAACAAGAGACCAAATAAGCCTGCAGAATTGATAG cAAAATATGTGGATTCCAAGTTAAGAGCTGGTAATAAAGAAGCAACAGATGAAGAGCTGGAAAGAATCCTTGACAAAATAATGATCATATTTAGATTCATTCATG ggaaagaTGTGTTTGAGGCATTTTATAAGAAAGACTTGGCCAAAAGACTGCTGGTTGGAAAAAGTGCATCAGTAGATGCTGAGAAGTCCATGTTGTCAAAGCTTAAACATG aaTGTGGCGCTGCTTTTACCAGCAAACTGGAGGGCATGTTCAAGGACATGGAACTGTCCAAAGATGTCATGGTACAGTTCAAGCAG TATATGCAGAACCAAAGTGACCCAGGAAATATAGACCTGACAGTAAATATATTAACTATGGGATATTGGCCAACTTATACACCTATGGAAGTCCACTTAAATTCAGAG ATGATAAAGCTTCAAGAGGTATTTAAAACCTTTTACCTTGGAAAACACAGTGGTCGAAAACTTCAGTGGCAGACCACTTTAGGACATGCTGTCCTAAAGGCAGAATTTAAGGAA GGGAAGAAGGAGTTTCAAGTATCACTCTTTCAGACATTAGTATTGCTTATGTTTAATGAAGGAGATGAATTcagttttgaagaaattaaaatggcTACTGGTGTAG AGGACAGTGAATTAAGAAGAACCTTGCAGTCTTTAGCTTGTGGTAAAGCACGAGTATTGATTAAAAATCCAAAGGGCAAGGATGTAGAAGATGGAGATAAATTCATCTTTAACGGAGATTTCAAGCATAAATTGTTTAGAATAAAGATCAACCAGATTCAAATGAAAGAAACA GTTGAGGAACAGGTCAGCACAACTGAAAGAGTATTTCAGGACAGGCAATATCAGATTGATGCTGCTATTGTACGAATAATGAAGATGAGGAAGACTCTTGGTCATAATCTTCTTGTTTCTGAATTGTATAATCAACTGAAATTTCCTGTAaag CCTGGAGACTTGAAAAAGAGAATTGAATCTCTCATTGACAGAGACTATATGGAGAGAGACAAAGACAACCCCAATCAGTACCACTATGTTGCataa